In Aegilops tauschii subsp. strangulata cultivar AL8/78 chromosome 3, Aet v6.0, whole genome shotgun sequence, one genomic interval encodes:
- the LOC141020844 gene encoding uncharacterized protein, which yields MASTNANVCVGGAQANSSAADRWSSGIPDDLLAISFATPIDRVRFAAVCTAWRAVASMHLARGGFPWLILDPSGSHETNYAYCPEEGMVLPRPSLRSEAARRCFCFVGSHDGGWVASSEMIFNLFSGAKVSLLREDMVHPRQCIRDQLVLRKIVFSEKPTLPGCILAAITNKHEFAFYKVGCPEAGWKTYGALAQDGLMDITFCNGELYGITKSKQLNKYEFGINNQGGTVLKKTHRFSKLDVYYWEYCSNQFRYILETRGKLVMVASNFTVHELVNTDTGKYDCVRMCNLGNYALFLGPVPTGERGGLQKNHIYVSYHRCLRRNDDIPNDAKVFLKTLNDDGYRVYYKRDRCVNGIRSTRYYVMGGLHPPMWLLPP from the coding sequence ATGGCGTCCACCAACGCGAACGTTTGCGTGGGCGGCGCCCAAGCGAACTCATCGGCGGCGGACCGGTGGTCCAGCGGCATCCCCGATGATCTCCTAGCGATAAGCTTCGCCACGCCGATCGACCGCGTCCGCTTTGCGGCTGTGTGCACGGCATGGCGTGCCGTTGCGTCGATGCACCTGGCACGCGGCGGTTTTCCATGGCTCATCCTTGACCCAAGCGGCAGCCACGAGACGAATTATGCGTACTGTCCAGAAGAGGGCATGGTCCTGCCGCGGCCCTCTCTCCGCAGCGAGGCAGCCCGCCGGTGCTTTTGCTTTGTGGGCAGCCACGATGGCGGCTGGGTCGCCTCATCCGAGATGATCTTTAACCTCTTCTCCGGTGCTAAGGTGTCGCTCTTGCGGGAGGATATGGTCCACCCGCGCCAGTGCATCCGTGATCAGTTGGTCTTGCGAAAGATCGTTTTCTCGGAGAAGCCCACCTTGCCTGGTTGTATCCTCGCTGCCATCACCAACAAGCACGAGTTTGCATTCTACAAGGTTGGCTGCCCGGAGGCCGGCTGGAAAACGTATGGAGCTCTTGCACAGGACGGTCTCATGGATATCACATTCTGCAACGGCGAGCTATATGGCATCACAAAGTCCAAGCAGCTCAACAAGTACGAGTTTGGCATCAACAACCAGGGCGGAACCGTGCTCAAGAAGACCCACCGGTTCTCCAAGTTAGACGTCTACTATTGGGAGTACTGTAGTAACCAATTCAGGTACATTCTTGAGACACGTGGCAAGCTTGTGATGGTGGCGAGCAACTTCACGGTTCACGAGCTAGTCAACACCGACACCGGGAAGTATGACTGTGTGAGGATGTGCAACTTAGGAAACTACGCGCTATTTCTGGGGCCTGTGCCGACGGGTGAACGCGGCGGCTTGCAGAAAAACCACATCTACGTCTCCTACCATCGCTGCTTGCGGCGGAACGATGACATCCCCAATGATGCCAAGGTATTCTTGAAGACCTTAAATGATGATGGTTACCGTGTGTACTACAAGAGAGATAGATGTGTGAACGGCATCAGATCAACGCGGTACTACGTAATGGGTGGTCTCCATCCCCCTATGTGGCTTCTGCCTCCGTAG